A genomic window from Candidatus Methylomirabilis lanthanidiphila includes:
- a CDS encoding Coproporphyrinogen dehydrogenase, whose protein sequence is MNSVGAQAVYGSQVQAVHDTIEKQRTRRQSNRVLHAHPSPLFWLDRDMSVKEVMIERRMASAAIPKRLNVYVGTPYCLPTNPERCGYCLFPSEEYRGQHQLDTYLKYLVAEGRRYQQFFEDEQPASIYFGGGTSNLYKPDDYMKLMQIVRGVFPTMPADIEITLEGIPQLFTREKLAAMKAAGINRISMGVQQLDDEMIKLSGRKQKAKHAFQTLQWCEELGLRSSVDLIFGWPRQTTELMLKDLEAIVRTGVRHITHYELNVAGRTDFARHRRDELPSTEQNLEMYRVSKQFLESHGYRQATAYDWEKCATGRSGEYLFEENMRRAFIRDTDRGIVGCDMWGWGFAGVTYFPGTPEMPGWIYMNSTSAEEYCGRLDESRFPIERGFHYTHKDLGIATLFQMLQSMSVDVALYNELFRFDLLEEYADIWQALVDKGWAEIDREKVTLVGDGVFYTPLIQGLLAHERTEEMRKGKSSALRAKEDVLSLVQPLSHREAAQQEQGAPASVPGAELERGSRGVAPESRFIAPRQRLSPELAWYREPASDHVELSLLRIRGEVWHDAPVLLTHGTFSNAQTCARLATYLADNGFDCWILELRGHGRSEVGPVHPDFERFSEFDVPAALGAVRQHTQQKRLFWIGHSGGGLVSLMYLARHPEACGQVGGIVTLASQATDAGVTWSGWAKIALSAVGNNLIGHTPGPLFKLGPQNEFRDVMNQWFRWNWNGRWTGHDGFDYLDGLGRIEVPALCFAGGGDRFIAPYQGCRRLYNALGALDKQMVLCAKSEGYAEDYSHARIMTSRPARQEIWPIISEWLVKRAN, encoded by the coding sequence ATGAACAGCGTTGGCGCTCAGGCAGTGTACGGTAGTCAAGTTCAGGCGGTCCACGATACCATCGAGAAGCAGCGCACGCGGCGACAGAGCAACAGGGTTCTGCACGCCCACCCGTCCCCGCTCTTTTGGCTTGATCGGGATATGTCGGTGAAGGAGGTGATGATCGAGCGAAGGATGGCAAGCGCGGCCATACCAAAGCGGCTTAATGTATATGTCGGCACGCCCTACTGCCTTCCCACCAATCCCGAACGGTGCGGCTACTGTCTGTTTCCCAGCGAGGAATATCGAGGGCAACATCAACTTGATACGTACTTGAAGTATCTGGTGGCGGAAGGGCGACGGTATCAACAATTTTTCGAAGACGAGCAACCCGCCAGTATCTATTTCGGGGGGGGAACGTCAAACCTCTACAAGCCGGACGACTACATGAAACTCATGCAGATCGTCCGAGGGGTCTTCCCCACGATGCCTGCCGACATCGAAATTACGCTGGAAGGGATTCCTCAGCTTTTTACCAGGGAGAAGCTGGCTGCCATGAAGGCAGCCGGAATCAACCGGATCAGCATGGGCGTACAGCAGCTCGATGATGAGATGATCAAGCTGAGCGGCCGGAAGCAGAAGGCCAAACATGCGTTTCAGACGCTCCAGTGGTGCGAGGAATTGGGGCTCCGAAGCAGCGTCGATCTCATCTTCGGATGGCCGAGGCAAACGACTGAGTTGATGCTGAAGGATCTGGAAGCCATTGTCCGCACGGGCGTCCGTCATATTACGCATTACGAGTTGAATGTGGCCGGTCGGACCGATTTCGCGCGCCACCGCCGCGACGAGCTCCCTTCGACTGAACAGAATCTCGAGATGTATCGCGTCTCCAAGCAGTTTCTGGAGAGCCATGGGTATCGACAGGCGACCGCCTACGACTGGGAGAAATGTGCGACGGGACGGTCGGGCGAGTATCTATTCGAGGAAAATATGCGGAGGGCTTTTATACGCGACACGGACCGCGGGATTGTCGGGTGCGACATGTGGGGCTGGGGGTTCGCCGGCGTCACCTATTTTCCAGGCACCCCGGAAATGCCTGGGTGGATCTATATGAACTCTACGAGCGCGGAAGAGTATTGCGGCCGTCTTGACGAAAGCCGATTTCCGATCGAACGGGGATTCCATTACACACACAAGGACCTGGGAATTGCCACGCTGTTCCAGATGCTGCAGAGCATGAGCGTGGACGTCGCGCTGTACAATGAGCTTTTCAGGTTCGACCTTCTTGAGGAGTACGCCGATATCTGGCAGGCGCTTGTCGACAAAGGATGGGCGGAGATCGATCGCGAAAAGGTGACGCTGGTGGGGGATGGAGTCTTCTATACCCCTCTGATCCAGGGCTTGCTCGCGCATGAGCGGACGGAGGAAATGCGGAAGGGCAAATCCTCGGCGCTGCGCGCGAAGGAAGACGTGTTGTCGTTGGTGCAGCCGCTCTCCCATCGCGAAGCCGCTCAACAAGAGCAGGGTGCGCCGGCATCCGTCCCCGGCGCGGAACTGGAGAGAGGGTCTCGCGGTGTCGCTCCCGAGAGTCGATTCATCGCGCCACGGCAACGCCTATCTCCGGAACTCGCATGGTATCGAGAACCGGCCAGCGATCATGTGGAACTCTCGCTGCTGCGGATTCGCGGCGAGGTCTGGCACGATGCTCCCGTCCTGCTCACGCATGGGACCTTTTCAAACGCCCAGACGTGCGCGAGACTGGCGACCTACCTCGCCGACAACGGCTTTGACTGCTGGATCCTGGAACTGAGAGGCCATGGGCGAAGCGAGGTTGGGCCGGTCCACCCGGACTTCGAGCGTTTCAGCGAGTTCGACGTACCGGCGGCGCTCGGCGCCGTACGGCAACATACACAGCAGAAGCGACTGTTCTGGATCGGACACAGCGGAGGCGGTCTTGTGTCTCTGATGTATCTGGCGAGACATCCTGAAGCGTGCGGGCAGGTCGGGGGGATCGTTACGCTGGCCAGTCAGGCAACGGATGCGGGGGTCACCTGGTCGGGTTGGGCGAAGATCGCCCTGAGCGCCGTGGGCAATAATCTCATCGGCCATACGCCGGGACCGTTATTCAAACTGGGACCGCAGAACGAATTCCGCGATGTGATGAATCAGTGGTTTCGCTGGAATTGGAACGGCCGCTGGACCGGACATGATGGGTTTGACTATCTTGATGGGCTCGGCAGGATTGAGGTTCCCGCGCTCTGTTTCGCTGGAGGAGGCGACCGGTTCATCGCTCCGTATCAGGGGTGTCGGCGGCTCTACAATGCGTTAGGGGCGCTGGACAAGCAGATGGTGCTCTGCGCGAAATCCGAAGGGTATGCCGAAGATTATAGCCATGCGCGGATCATGACGAGCCGCCCGGCCCGGCAGGAGATCTGGCCTATCATCTCAGAATGGCTTGTCAAGCGGGCCAATTGA
- a CDS encoding ABC transporter substrate-binding protein: METHLIRVGHSPDPDDAFMFYALAKERLHTGRYRFQHVLEAIDTLNSWALEGRLEVTALSVHAYAYVADRYILLPHGASIGRNYGPIVVAKQRLDPADLRGKRIAVPGKSTTAFLALRLYLSEFQAVDVPFDQVFDAVERGEADAALVIHEGQLTFEAAGFTKLLDLGAWWHELTGLPLPLGANAIRKDLGESCCLEVSGYLQASIDYGLAHRQDALQYAMQFGRGLEAALADRFVGMYVNEDTRAWNQESRRGLEHLLQQAWEQGVITTRVRPEFLPG; this comes from the coding sequence ATGGAGACACATCTCATCCGGGTCGGACATAGTCCGGATCCGGATGATGCATTCATGTTTTACGCCTTGGCCAAGGAGCGACTGCACACCGGTCGATATCGCTTCCAACATGTCCTCGAAGCGATCGATACGCTGAATAGTTGGGCGCTGGAAGGCAGACTGGAGGTGACGGCACTTTCGGTTCATGCCTACGCCTATGTGGCCGACCGCTACATCCTGTTGCCCCACGGCGCCAGCATCGGACGGAACTATGGACCGATCGTCGTGGCGAAGCAGAGGCTCGATCCCGCCGATCTTCGCGGTAAGCGGATCGCCGTCCCCGGTAAATCGACGACGGCATTCCTTGCGCTGCGGCTGTACCTGAGTGAGTTCCAGGCCGTTGACGTCCCTTTTGACCAGGTCTTCGACGCCGTCGAGCGCGGCGAGGCGGATGCCGCACTGGTCATACACGAGGGTCAACTCACCTTCGAGGCCGCCGGTTTCACCAAGCTGCTGGACCTCGGCGCCTGGTGGCACGAGCTGACCGGGCTACCGCTGCCGCTCGGGGCGAACGCGATCCGCAAGGATCTTGGCGAGTCGTGTTGTCTGGAAGTGTCGGGATATCTTCAGGCCAGCATCGACTATGGCTTGGCTCACCGACAGGACGCACTCCAATATGCCATGCAGTTTGGCCGCGGCCTGGAGGCGGCGTTGGCTGACCGATTTGTCGGCATGTATGTTAATGAGGACACTCGCGCCTGGAATCAGGAAAGCAGGCGAGGCCTTGAACATCTCCTGCAACAGGCGTGGGAGCAGGGCGTGATCACCACGCGAGTCCGCCCGGAGTTCCTCCCGGGTTAA
- a CDS encoding Histidine kinase, which translates to MERLLKSLSAVMDGSAAAQSSTPDQLLGTVLDEVLKAVDDAVLGWICLTRGPFDHVNRLAITASSQDSICLAAVRPADKETSIAASVICPDCPCRRLLADVDPPPKYSTIEHRPQLTLSGSKVGAHACVPLFVQNRPIGVLNLAKAGSAAFSNIERLFLQAVASQLSTALENAGLISETQVRLKETQTLLEVSYSANSTLDLQEAVRRIARAVTQVLSADTAGAYLLDSNDGQLHPFAGYHLPKHLLEPLSRTHIPVKGFQFVEEAFTAKAAVYTSNTNTDSRFDHSVFRIFSARSGLFVPMLVKDVIIGGLFVIWWEREHHFTKEEVRLVDAIARQTAVAIENAKLFEEAQTHALAAKASEKKYRLLADHVRDVIYALDAEGRFTYVNPGVRALLGYTPEELLGRSCTDILTSTSQRQILEIFTRAAKGTDPFNFYELDMVKKEDAALVPFEIGMVTIRNAFGQVTGWHGIARDITERKQLEHQLLRAERLRALGEMASGVAHNFNNVLGAILGRAQILRRAVHEADAQRGLEAIEKAALDGANMVRRLQHFTRQRREEEFFPVDLNQVVRDVLAITETKWKDEANLVGTTITVATNYDQVSSVMGNISELREVLTNLIFNAVEAMPNGGTLTLTTEEVGGWVCASVSDTGIGMSSEVKARMFDPFFTTKGMKGTGLGLNVSYGIIKGHRGEITVQSQTGQGTTVLIKLPIVSELLSAPQLQATPSVKPGRILVIDDDDMIRELLSELLETAGHTVAHAGGGREGIRLFQQGNFDLVLTDLGMPECTGWDVASAIKKIAPRTPIALITGWGLTLDRTKLKETGVDLVLNKPFQVAEVMALVAEGLELREKI; encoded by the coding sequence ATGGAACGGCTGCTTAAGAGTCTCTCCGCTGTCATGGATGGTTCGGCGGCGGCGCAGTCCTCTACCCCGGACCAGCTTCTCGGGACCGTTCTCGATGAGGTCTTGAAGGCGGTTGATGACGCGGTTCTGGGCTGGATTTGTCTGACGCGCGGTCCATTTGACCACGTGAACCGACTTGCCATTACCGCGTCCTCGCAGGACTCGATCTGCCTCGCGGCTGTGAGACCCGCCGACAAGGAGACGTCGATAGCCGCGTCGGTTATCTGCCCGGATTGTCCCTGTCGTCGCCTTCTCGCCGACGTCGATCCGCCTCCCAAATATAGCACCATCGAGCACCGTCCGCAGTTGACCCTGTCCGGATCGAAGGTCGGCGCTCACGCGTGCGTACCCCTCTTCGTGCAGAATCGCCCGATCGGGGTGCTGAATCTCGCCAAGGCGGGATCCGCGGCCTTCTCCAACATTGAACGGCTGTTCCTTCAGGCTGTCGCGAGTCAGTTGAGCACTGCCCTGGAAAATGCCGGCCTGATCAGTGAGACACAGGTCAGACTGAAAGAGACACAGACGCTGCTCGAAGTCAGTTACTCCGCCAACTCCACCCTGGATCTGCAGGAGGCTGTCCGACGCATCGCGCGGGCAGTCACCCAGGTCCTCTCGGCCGATACCGCCGGCGCCTATCTGTTAGACAGCAACGACGGGCAACTCCATCCGTTTGCCGGTTATCATCTGCCGAAACACCTCCTGGAGCCGCTCAGCAGGACGCATATTCCCGTAAAAGGATTTCAATTTGTCGAAGAGGCGTTCACGGCGAAGGCGGCCGTCTACACCAGTAATACCAATACGGATAGTCGATTCGACCACTCGGTGTTTCGCATTTTCTCAGCCAGATCAGGTCTTTTTGTCCCGATGCTTGTGAAGGACGTCATCATTGGCGGACTCTTCGTCATCTGGTGGGAGCGAGAGCACCACTTTACGAAAGAAGAGGTGCGGTTAGTTGATGCTATCGCTCGCCAGACGGCGGTCGCCATCGAGAACGCCAAGCTGTTTGAGGAGGCTCAAACACATGCGCTGGCGGCCAAGGCCTCAGAAAAGAAGTATCGGCTGCTGGCCGATCATGTCCGCGACGTCATCTACGCGCTGGACGCCGAAGGTCGGTTTACATACGTCAACCCAGGGGTACGGGCGTTGCTCGGCTATACGCCGGAAGAGCTGTTGGGCCGCTCCTGTACGGATATTCTCACATCGACAAGCCAGCGGCAGATTTTAGAGATCTTTACCCGGGCGGCCAAGGGCACCGATCCGTTCAACTTCTATGAGCTCGATATGGTGAAGAAAGAGGATGCCGCGCTGGTTCCGTTCGAGATCGGGATGGTGACCATTCGGAATGCCTTTGGCCAAGTCACCGGCTGGCATGGCATCGCCAGGGATATCACAGAACGAAAGCAGTTAGAGCACCAGCTTCTTCGGGCGGAGCGGCTGCGCGCGTTGGGTGAGATGGCGTCCGGCGTCGCCCACAACTTTAACAACGTCCTCGGAGCCATTCTGGGTCGCGCTCAGATTCTGCGTCGGGCCGTCCATGAGGCGGATGCGCAGCGGGGGCTGGAAGCGATCGAAAAGGCGGCGTTGGATGGGGCCAATATGGTTCGCCGCCTGCAACATTTTACACGCCAACGGCGAGAGGAAGAGTTTTTTCCGGTGGATCTCAATCAGGTGGTCAGAGACGTCCTGGCCATCACCGAGACCAAGTGGAAAGACGAGGCCAATCTCGTCGGGACCACCATCACGGTCGCGACCAACTACGACCAGGTCTCCTCTGTCATGGGCAACATCTCGGAACTCCGCGAGGTCCTGACCAATCTGATCTTTAACGCCGTAGAGGCGATGCCGAACGGCGGTACGCTGACCTTGACGACCGAAGAGGTCGGCGGGTGGGTCTGCGCCAGCGTATCGGATACCGGGATCGGGATGTCCAGCGAGGTGAAGGCCAGAATGTTCGATCCGTTCTTCACCACAAAGGGGATGAAGGGAACCGGACTTGGACTAAACGTGTCGTATGGCATCATCAAAGGACACCGTGGCGAGATCACTGTACAGAGTCAGACAGGACAAGGCACCACGGTACTGATTAAGCTGCCGATTGTCTCCGAGCTTCTGTCGGCGCCCCAACTTCAAGCGACGCCGTCTGTCAAACCGGGACGCATCCTGGTGATTGACGATGATGACATGATCCGAGAGCTCCTGTCCGAACTGCTCGAGACGGCCGGGCATACCGTCGCTCACGCAGGGGGCGGGCGGGAAGGGATCCGGTTGTTCCAGCAGGGGAACTTCGATCTTGTGCTGACCGACCTGGGAATGCCCGAGTGTACCGGTTGGGACGTCGCATCGGCCATCAAGAAGATCGCCCCACGCACACCCATTGCCCTGATTACCGGGTGGGGGCTGACACTTGATCGAACGAAGCTGAAAGAGACCGGAGTTGATCTGGTCTTGAACAAGCCGTTCCAGGTCGCCGAGGTCATGGCGCTCGTCGCAGAGGGGTTGGAGCTGCGCGAAAAAATCTAG